A stretch of Ipomoea triloba cultivar NCNSP0323 chromosome 13, ASM357664v1 DNA encodes these proteins:
- the LOC116001879 gene encoding uncharacterized protein LOC116001879 isoform X1, translating to MASFAFPFGQTLLTPKPNRNLVAPPQILRASFTTITIFPSSATHSPPKAPHFQLHFSHCPSDDHAISRKTHSSLATLILLAFSFALLSLRLVSGVLLPDFPDRWAQLIAFSQRARSEVMVHCPQDLVRAVVAYEDRRFFSHFGVDPIGVARAVLSFSARGGGSTITQQLVRNTLLRNERTFLRKIVEMVLALAVERTISKLTILSSYLCKIYWGHGIYGVQSASNFYFGKHISILSLGECAMLAAMIPGPEIRSPFRDSSRGKIFQARVLRRMVDVGFLDVKLALMVVKQSLELNSESHDYSEAFVVPLPSHKVQALVNINSEAGTLSNFRKIWNWERESKIWEVKEDMERWAMSVTEKSRINYK from the exons ATGGCGTCTTTCGCTTTCCCCTTTGGTCAAACCCTGCTGACACCAAAACCCAACCGCAATCTGGTGGCGCCACCACAGATCCTTCGTGCATCCTTCACTACAATCACCATATTCCCTTCTTCAGCGACTCATTCCCCTCCCAAAGCTCCACATTTTCAGCTTCACTTCTCCCACTGCCCCTCCGACGACCACGCCATTTCTCGCAAAACCCATTCGTCTCTCGCCACTCTCATTCTTCTCGCTTTCTCCTTCGCCCTTCTTTCTCTCCGCCTCGTCTCTGGCGTCCTCCTCCCTGACTTTCCCGACAGATGGGCTCAGCTCATTGCCTTCTCCCAACGAGCCCGTTCCGAGGTGATGGTCCATTGCCCCCAGGATTTGGTGCGGGCCGTCGTCGCGTATGAGGACCGCCGCTTCTTTAGCCATTTTGGCGTCGACCCTATTGGCGTGGCTCGAGCAGTTTTGTCGTTCTCGGCTCGCGGTGGTGGCAGCACTATAACCCAACAG CTTGTCCGAAACACCTTGCTGAGGAATGAACGTACATTCTTGAGGAAAATTGTTGAGATGGTGCTGGCTCTGGCAGTTGAGAGGACAATTTCAAAACTCACAATCTTGAGCTCTTATTTATGTAAG ATATACTGGGGACATGGCATTTATGGTGTTCAGTCTGCATCAAATTTTTACTTCGGGAAGCATATATCTATTCTTAGCTTGGGTGAATGTGCTATGCTTGCAGCAATGATACCAGGACCTGAGATTCGTTCCCCATTCAGGGATTCTAGCAG GGGAAAGATCTTCCAGGCTAGAGTTTTAAGAAGGATGGTGGACGTTGGATTTCTTGATGTTAAGCTAGCCCTTATGGTTGTGAAGCAATCCCTAGAATTGAATTCTGAAAGTCATGATTATTCAGAAGCATTTGTTGTTCCCCTGCCTTCTCATAAAGTG CAAGCACTTGTGAACATAAACAGTGAAGCTGGTACATTATCAAATTTCAGAAAGATATGGAATTGGGAAAGGGAGAGCAAGATATGGGAAGTGAAGGAGGATATGGAAAGGTGGGCAATGAGTGTAACAGAGAAAAGCCGGATTAATTACAAGTGA
- the LOC116001879 gene encoding uncharacterized protein LOC116001879 isoform X2, whose translation MASFAFPFGQTLLTPKPNRNLVAPPQILRASFTTITIFPSSATHSPPKAPHFQLHFSHCPSDDHAISRKTHSSLATLILLAFSFALLSLRLVSGVLLPDFPDRWAQLIAFSQRARSEVMVHCPQDLVRAVVAYEDRRFFSHFGVDPIGVARAVLSFSARGGGSTITQQLVRNTLLRNERTFLRKIVEMVLALAVERTISKLTILSSYLCKIYWGHGIYGVQSASNFYFGKHISILSLGECAMLAAMIPGPEIRSPFRDSSRGKIFQARVLRRMVDVGFLDVKLALMVVKQSLELNSESHDYSEAFVVPLPSHKVVMTQKKNPAK comes from the exons ATGGCGTCTTTCGCTTTCCCCTTTGGTCAAACCCTGCTGACACCAAAACCCAACCGCAATCTGGTGGCGCCACCACAGATCCTTCGTGCATCCTTCACTACAATCACCATATTCCCTTCTTCAGCGACTCATTCCCCTCCCAAAGCTCCACATTTTCAGCTTCACTTCTCCCACTGCCCCTCCGACGACCACGCCATTTCTCGCAAAACCCATTCGTCTCTCGCCACTCTCATTCTTCTCGCTTTCTCCTTCGCCCTTCTTTCTCTCCGCCTCGTCTCTGGCGTCCTCCTCCCTGACTTTCCCGACAGATGGGCTCAGCTCATTGCCTTCTCCCAACGAGCCCGTTCCGAGGTGATGGTCCATTGCCCCCAGGATTTGGTGCGGGCCGTCGTCGCGTATGAGGACCGCCGCTTCTTTAGCCATTTTGGCGTCGACCCTATTGGCGTGGCTCGAGCAGTTTTGTCGTTCTCGGCTCGCGGTGGTGGCAGCACTATAACCCAACAG CTTGTCCGAAACACCTTGCTGAGGAATGAACGTACATTCTTGAGGAAAATTGTTGAGATGGTGCTGGCTCTGGCAGTTGAGAGGACAATTTCAAAACTCACAATCTTGAGCTCTTATTTATGTAAG ATATACTGGGGACATGGCATTTATGGTGTTCAGTCTGCATCAAATTTTTACTTCGGGAAGCATATATCTATTCTTAGCTTGGGTGAATGTGCTATGCTTGCAGCAATGATACCAGGACCTGAGATTCGTTCCCCATTCAGGGATTCTAGCAG GGGAAAGATCTTCCAGGCTAGAGTTTTAAGAAGGATGGTGGACGTTGGATTTCTTGATGTTAAGCTAGCCCTTATGGTTGTGAAGCAATCCCTAGAATTGAATTCTGAAAGTCATGATTATTCAGAAGCATTTGTTGTTCCCCTGCCTTCTCATAAAGTG GTtatgacccaaaaaaaaaacccagcAAAATGA